TCCAAGCAGCCTAGAAGTAAACAAGAAAACCAAATAAGATTGACCGAGTCAGTCAACAACAACAGATAAATAGTACTTTCTGCAGGCAGCTACAAGACTGCAGTCATTCCAAATTCAACCAAAACCTGTAAAAACATGTCAAGTAAAAACAAGGACTAACCTTGTCtagttcaagcttagagagatgaGGCTTAATGGAGTTTCCTAAGCTCAACCCTGCCCAAGCTTGTAGCAACTCCCTCTCCCTTGCTTCTCGCCGAGACATAGAGGCACTAACAGGATTCTCCTCCTCTTGCTTTGAAGCCACCATCTTTTCTCGCTCAAGTTTGGATTTATGTTTAACCAAAATTTGATCCAAACCACCTTCAGCATTTGCATCCAAATGGATGTGTCTCTTATCTCTTTTAACTTGTACTCTTTCTCCCCCTGAGTTGAACCTCATTTTCTCCTTCTCTAACCTGGAGACATGCTTGACTAAAATCTTATCCAGGCTCTCACATTCTGTAACACCAGTTACTGCTTGGTTCCTTCTATATTTTTCTCCATTGCCTCCCAGGGACAAGGCTTGCATCTTCTCTCTTTCCAACCCGTGTATAGGCTCTTTCAGAATCTTGTCCAAGCCATCTTTGTTCTCAGTCACATCATTTGCACCATCCAAAGGAGCTACAGATGTACTTCTCTCTAAGTTGCAGCGTTTTTCTTGTGTCTCAGAATTCATACTAATCTCCTTGTTTATGTTTACGTTTTCTTTCCCTGCCAATGCTTCAGAAGATGAACTTGAATCCATTCCACTGGAAATCCCTAGATCAGCTCCTAACTTTGTAATTTTTCCTTCATTGATTGTTCTGCTTTTGGCTTCTTGAACTTCCCTTTCCAGTCTTGAGATGTGTTTCACTAAGAACTTGTCCAAGCTGGGTACTTCAGCATGATCCTTTCGACGATTTGGCATGTCACTTTGGACTGCTGGTATATCCTTTTGGAACTCCAACTTTGCCTTATTGATTTCCTTctcaaattttgaataattcTTCACAAGAATACTTCCCAAGTCAGTTATTGTCTCAGATAGAGTTCCATCAACAGATTTTTGAGATCTATCATTGTCTGATTCTGTCCCATTTCTTCTCTTATTCTTGGCTTCCTGAATCTCTCTCTCAAGTTTGGTCATGTGCTTAACCAAAAACTTGTCAAGACTTGGTATTTCACACCCAACTTGCTTCTTTCCTGATGCCAGCAATGACATTCTTCTTGCTGGAAAATTAAGAATCGAAGAGGAGGTATGATCAATAGCAGAGCTTGGGTTGTGCAGCTTGATATTATGCTCTTGAGCCAAGGCAGCATTTAGGCCACAAGTTGCAACTATAGTGGCAAGTGAAGAAAGTTCATCTTCTTGCAAACATTTTAGCCTCTCAAGCATTGTGCCCACAAGCTTTATTCTGTCGAATTTTTCAAGGGACTGCCTCCTCCTACTTTTCCCATGACTTGTCCCTGGAGGTGGCATATTCAAGTCAAGGTCAGTTCCAGATTCAGAGTCACACTCTGAAGAGAACTCAGAGATGTCCTGATTCTTGTCATCCGCGTCTgggttttcattaatttttcttaGCAGTTCTCGGAATTCATCTGTGCTAAAGGAAGGGCAATTTGCAAGTCTGACAAATGCTGTTTTGACAGCTGCAGCTACTTCCTTGTCCACGTCAAATGCAGTTTCAAAAGATGCAGTAACCATATGAGTGGATGATCCTTCTCCATTAACAGAGGATGTCTCAATTCGACAATGCTTCTTAGGGCAATTTGACAAATCATACATGATAACTCCCATAGACTGGGCTGCCTCAAAGGCTTCCACTGCACCCTTTTCAGCTTTAGAGAGTTGAGCCTCAGCATCATCACTAGGTATCCTGGAAAATATCAACgtagaaatatttaaacaaAGATAGGAGTGACTAAattctaaaaaagaaaataaaagaggaCACATTACCTGGCAGCTCGTAAGATACGACACCAAGAGGCTTCCACCAATGCAGCTCTTCGAGCCAATATTGCCTTATTAGCAGATTCTCTTGCTGCCATTTTCTCTCTCAGCACTCTTGAATAATGCGGATTAGAATTGCCTAGAGTCTGATCAAGTGTCAAATTCATACCATCTAGTTCCTGAAAAATAGTTATATACATAGGAGTTGAATTCAACTAATTAACCCTACCTTGATCGTAGAAAATAAGATGAAATGTATTAATATAGTTAGTGAACAGTACCTGGAGCATCTTAATTTTTCTATTCAAGTAAGAATCCACTTTTTTGCGGGGGAACCAATTGACGGGAGAAGTTTTACGATGAGGAGGCTTTCTAATCTTGATTTGCGGCGTAATCTTGTTACTGTTGGGAGCATTTGATGTCGTCCGGGCACTGCTATCCAGCGTCATTGTGTTCTGCAAAACCACAATCACATAAAAGTGAAATTGTTAGTCGTGGTAAATTCCCAATTATAGAATTTCAAGGACCAACAGTGCCAGTGGCAATCAATTAAATtcttaaactaaattaaaattataggGTTTTGAATGGGTAAATTGTAAGAGATATTATGCGTTTATTGATAAAGAgaatagaaagaagaaaagaaggaaggaagAGTCGCTTGCCTAGTAAGAACTGGAATTGAGAGAAGGGAGAGGATGAGGATTGAATCGTGCAGTTAAAAGGAGTGAGCCGAGTCCTCACGAATTAGAAGAGCGACTGAGACGaatgaggaagaaagaaatttGCACTCGCGGGAGAGAAACGGAGGGGAGACCTTTCGTTCGACTTTGAGAAAATGGAAATAGCCGTTACCCACTCAGCACCAACGGTCCTTTcaatcatttatttttctttttcatagttttaaattttttattgttaagaCTAGATTCAATTTTAATATCCTGACTAGTATTTTTGCCCATGAAATATTACGGGTATATTTATACCAAAATTAACTATGAtggaatataataaaaattaatttaatatattaacagtataaaatatttttcataattatttagttacaatattttttaaataactatttataaGATTAATATATAACTGtcaatgaatatttttttattttatattagtcataacattttttttcttaaatttttcatatttttttcgtcaattttagaattattatGCATAGTATTTTTCGTTGTCCTCTCTTTAGtagtaatattaatttttttgttattctaatttttttacgttatcaattcctttccttttaattttacaGAACAAAAATTGTAATAAATTGAACAAATAAACTTCAAtaacaaatactaaaaaaaaatagaataattcaTAATATATCAAACTAAGCaaatttagagaaaaaaaaaacaaaactattataaactaattaatttcaATCAGAAATTAATTTGGTTATGGATAAAAGATTGGTGATAAACTTATATATAGATGTATGGTGTGTTGTCCACAATTGTGGATCTGCGTTGATCAAAGACCTGCAAAACGCAGGTAACATTTTGCAGGCattggaataaaaaatttataggcCCTGCAAAACGCAGGCTGCGATTTGGCTGGAAAGGGAACCAGCAAGCAAAAACGTGTCTTGCATGCCGATAGGAGCAGGTGTTGACCAACTTTGGATTGTCCAAAACGCAGGATGCGTTTGTCAGGAGCCAAACGCAGGTTGTGTTTTGCAGGCTTCTTAGCTGTATGCGCGCCACGTGTTCTCGAAGGATGTTCAGCTTGGTCCTTATAAGGGAAAAACGCAAATTGAAAAGAGAGCAAAGTAAAAAACTAGTTACTGAAACAAAGCGAGGAAGAGTTGAAggagagtgaagaagaagagttagCCGTGAAGGAGAGTGTTGCTGAAGAAGAACTGCACGGTACAGAAAAAAAAAGGTGCGTGATTATACCAAATCAAAAGAATATATTATTGAGTATTTAGATCATTCTCAATttgtaagtaatttttttaatatttaataataaattattattattatattggtATGTTAAtgagaataatttattaataatttttaataacaataatgtgtaataatttattattattttttagtgatttattattattttttatgataataataataataataatactgttAACAGTAAACGGTTTTTTTAACaatgtttaattaaaaaaattatgtttaataCTTTAGTAATATTACTTtagtaatattttgtaataataagtAACACTGTATGTTAATAACATACCGTTTAGGATATAGCTAATATAATAAatggttattattattgttattattgttatatttgaataattattattataattagagtgttattataattattttataatactaGTTATGATAGTGAGAataagttattattaatttttaataattaataatactgttgaataaataatagataaatatttgtgattttttaataatttattattatattttaagataataataataatactgttTAATTATtgttgctaatttttttttgaacaaattATTAACcgatattatttaaaatttaataattatcatttttctttttgcaggTTATGAGAAATTTGTTGTCTAGAAAACTGGATCCGCCAGATACCTTTAACGAGGTAGCTGCAGCGACACTGGCATTGACTGGGTTTCAACACGTTTCACGAGTAGGCGAAATGAGATGTTATTCTGCACTACTGAGTACTTTGGTGGAACGCTGGAGGCCGAGACTCACACATTTCATCTTCTGATCGGTGAAGTGACGGTGACATTAGAAGATGTGAGCTATATTCTTAGTCTCCCGATTAATGGAGAGGCCGTTACGGGTAGATCAGATAGCAGTCACCAGTTTTTGGTGGAGAACTGCATTGCGTGTTTTGGTCGGGAGTCCGATCCAGACGATCACGTGTTCAAGAAGCTTAATATTGCTTGGGTCCGGTGGTGCAGAGACACCGAGCCGTGTGATATTCAGGAGTCTCTTGAGCGGTACGTCCAGACTCTAGAGATAGTGTAACTTTTGATTGTAGATATCACTGACTCTCTCGAACCAAATTTCATTCCAACACTAAACTCGTCATCTTCCGCCGCAACGTTGCCTTCACTTACGACATGCGCACCACCGTCAGTCAGACaaggcaaataaaataaacactaTAGGAAATTTGAGTTAATAATCATAACATACCCGTATTCGCATACTCAGGAAATTTCGGGTCATGCATGGCTTCGAGATCTAGAGTCCTCATAAAAGACGGAACACTAAACGGGTGCTGACTTACAATCGCATTCGCTTCATTTTGCACCTCCAGATTGCCTGCCAAGTCTCCGTCATCGTTTTCGTCATCGACTTCATAGTTAGCTTCGAACTCCTCTTCACTGTCATTATTATCTTCTTCTCAATCTATATCCCTGAGCTCATCAACATTGACCTCCTCGGCGACCGCGCCCGACCCTGACTGCTGTTCAAACTCAACGTACAGCTCTATCATCGGCACGTGAAATCGGGTTTGTTGATAAATACAGAACATCTGCTGCATACTGGCATTGTCAGTAATGGGCATTAATTGAAACTGTATTAGCCCACCAAATACTTGCACAGGAGTTCTGTATAAAAGGTTGCTCACCCTTTTCAAAATGTGGCTTTGAATGTTATTACAAAACCCATTTTACAACTCGACAAAGCTCATGGTACATGGAATAGCAAATGACAACGGACATTCACAAACAAAAGTCACTCCTTCATGTGTGTTTGGTATAACTTCACCGTTATAATATACTCgcaaatttgtaatattttctATAACTTCAACCTCACCTACTCCGATTTTTTTGACACACCTAACTGCCAAAAAAACTAAGAACTACAACATATGTATACGAAAGAAGAGTATGATGAGTAAAATGGGAGTGAGGCCGTTTGGGCGAGGAGTCTTCGTATTTATAGGCAGGCCTcttcattaaaatatttttttcacaaaacgCAACCtgcgttttttatttttcaaaaaaataatctgACAACGCAAAAAATGCAGCCTGCGTTTTGCGTTTCCCAAAAAAAAGCTGACATTCAACACAAAATGCAAGCTGCGTTTTGTTAttacgaaaaaaaatttaacccaTCACAAAACGCAGGCCGCGTTTGggttaaaacaaataaaaaaaatttttgaaaggcCTGCAGAAAGCAAAATGCAGCCCACGTTTGTTCCCTttcctgaaaaaaaaaacaaaagtaggCCAAAAGTAAAACGTATCTTACGTTTTACACCTGACACCATAGCAGGAAAAAATTTATCCATGCGTCTATTACATTAAACAACATCAAGCTTTAttccataacaaaaaatatgagCCTAATTTCAATACCAAATACTAAAGAAAATCACAATCATTCATAATACAAAGCACATTTAAAAGGCTAGTGAGGACAGATATTGACCAAAAAGTAGCACAGAATACATCGAAGCATCCGaaatagaacaaaaaaatatgagaaaacAAAATCACATGCAAAGAAACAACAACTAATAACATCACACCTATAAGCACAAATTTAATGACAAAGCAAATAAGCAATGTTTTTTCTAAGTAAAAATGTCTAATAAAAGATATACAAATTGAGATAATATCTTAAAtggtctttaaaatttttaattcattttaatgaatttttttactttttaaaatgatcaaatgtattttttattcttaaaaacgTGAATCTCTATTAGTTCAAATATCATTAGTTGTTTTAATGTTACTGAAGTTTGTAGTTAAGTGTCAATTTGACAGTTTGCTACAAGCTGACATGGACAAACAATGAATTTAACTTAAATTAGTATcctaaatttgtttaaaatattcaaattggtcatatataattataaagcTTTGACTTTTAAAATTTCATCTTCAGCATTTGTTCTTTCTCCCCTATTCTATGTTGTCCTTATCCTCATCTTCATCATTCGTCTTTTCTCCCACTCACTCACTCTCTCATTCTGatcattttctttcttccccTTCTGCCTCCCTCCGCTTCTCCCCAACCCCTACCGAACCCATTTTCAAGTCTATTTTCAGGACCTCCGTTAGCACCAACAACTCTACTTCCAAAATCGTTCCTTGATTTGACGCTGGTGTCGTAGCTAATTTTCCTCCCAAGAACAGTATCGTAAATGGATTCGAAGCGAGTCATTGTTTAGCGCACTCCCGCTTTAGACAAGCTCCTAGTGACAATGGTGAGCCTTTTGGAAGGGTTATCTTCCTCTTCGATCCAATCAAGAACGGAAGGGGGAGGACCTGCCGCTGCGCCAATGTTCCTCTCTTGGCGCCGCTGGACGGGTTGTACGTgaagaagaagtggaagaagggGATCCTCAGGCTTAGGAAGTCATTCCACTGGAGAAGGCTCTCGAAGATGAAGTGGCCTCGGAAGATGCCCATGCTTAACTTCGTCGGGAGGGAGGAAGGAATATCTGTCGGAGACTAAAGAAGGGAGCAGGGCTACATCGACGGAGCTGGGGAAGGGTGAGAGGAATGTGCAATGGGCGCTGGGGAAGGCAGGAGAGGATCGTGTGCACGTGGTGGTGTTGGAGGAGCGAGGTTGGTTGTTCGTGAGGATCTACGACGGCTTCAACAGCCCCAACGCATCGGAGTTCTTGATGGGTTACCTCTACCGTTGCTGTTCACAATGAGCTTCAGGG
The Arachis duranensis cultivar V14167 chromosome 5, aradu.V14167.gnm2.J7QH, whole genome shotgun sequence genome window above contains:
- the LOC107488671 gene encoding uncharacterized protein LOC107488671, translated to MTLDSSARTTSNAPNSNKITPQIKIRKPPHRKTSPVNWFPRKKVDSYLNRKIKMLQELDGMNLTLDQTLGNSNPHYSRVLREKMAARESANKAILARRAALVEASWCRILRAARIPSDDAEAQLSKAEKGAVEAFEAAQSMGVIMYDLSNCPKKHCRIETSSVNGEGSSTHMVTASFETAFDVDKEVAAAVKTAFVRLANCPSFSTDEFRELLRKINENPDADDKNQDISEFSSECDSESGTDLDLNMPPPGTSHGKSRRRQSLEKFDRIKLVGTMLERLKCLQEDELSSLATIVATCGLNAALAQEHNIKLHNPSSAIDHTSSSILNFPARRMSLLASGKKQVGCEIPSLDKFLVKHMTKLEREIQEAKNKRRNGTESDNDRSQKSVDGTLSETITDLGSILVKNYSKFEKEINKAKLEFQKDIPAVQSDMPNRRKDHAEVPSLDKFLVKHISRLEREVQEAKSRTINEGKITKLGADLGISSGMDSSSSSEALAGKENVNINKEISMNSETQEKRCNLERSTSVAPLDGANDVTENKDGLDKILKEPIHGLEREKMQALSLGGNGEKYRRNQAVTGVTECESLDKILVKHVSRLEKEKMRFNSGGERVQVKRDKRHIHLDANAEGGLDQILVKHKSKLEREKMVASKQEEENPVSASMSRREARERELLQAWAGLSLGNSIKPHLSKLELDKAAWIKAEEEERRQAMKQI